From Apium graveolens cultivar Ventura chromosome 9, ASM990537v1, whole genome shotgun sequence, the proteins below share one genomic window:
- the LOC141686750 gene encoding beta-xylosidase/alpha-L-arabinofuranosidase 2-like: MAPSQHRGCSVFLCFQLCFIVSYFLLCTNKVSSQHYDYFACNVIKNPEVKNYRFCDETLDVESRVNDLLSRMTLQEKILNLVYRAGGVARLGIPEYNWWCEALHGVGATGRGTNFSSPIKAATSFPQVICTAASFNSSLFYTLGKVVSTEARAVYNVGLSGLTFWSTNVNIFRDPRWGRGQETPGEDPLLTSRYAISYVRGLQERDDGDKYRLKVSACCKHYTAYDLESWKGIDRFHFNALVTKQDMDDTYQPPFKSCVVDANVSSVMCSYNQVNGKPTCADPELLTGVICNQWNLNGYIVTDCNSIKVMFKSQHYTRTPEETAAIALKAGVDLNCGSYLSKYTLAAVQEGLASEADVNRAVKNNFAMLMRLGFFDGDPRQRLYGNLGPNDVCTPANQELAREAARQGFVLLKNSRGSLPLSPTATKSVAVIGPNANVTTTMIGNYAGIPCRDTTLQGITAVVPTTYFSPGCANVACVTARVDDAKRISAIADATILVVGADQSIETETLDRVDISLPGQQTFLVQEVTKVSKGPVILVIMSGGGMDVQFAKDDPKVTSILWIGYPGEAGGAALADILFGFYNPSGRLPVSWYPQSYANNVNMTNMNMRPDPATGYPGRTYRFYRGPTVYTFGDGLSYSRFSYHLVKATNLVSIPLGEQHFCKRSSCQSIDASEQTCKIAKVKVNLRVKNSGRMRGGHSVLLFWTPPNVHNSPQKQLLGFKKVFLTPKEQGTVRFNLEVCKHLSVVDKSGNRKLALGMHVLHVGSLKHYLMVSI; encoded by the exons ATGGCTCCTTCTCAACACAGGGGATGCTCTGTTTTCCTCTGTTTTCAACTCTGTTTCATTGTTTCTTACTTTTTATTGTGCACTAACAAAGTATCCTCCCAACATTATGATTATTTTGCTTGCAATGTGATCAAGAATCCTGAGGTGAAGAATTATAGATTCTGCGATGAAACATTAGACGTGGAATCGAGGGTGAATGATTTACTTAGCAGGATGACTTTGCAAGAGAAAATACTGAATTTGGTATACAGGGCGGGAGGAGTGGCTAGACTTGGGATCCCCGAGTACAATTGGTGGTGTGAAGCTTTACATGGAGTCGGTGCAACTGGCCGTGGGACAAATTTTTCGTCTCCTATTAAAGCAGCTACAAGCTTTCCTCAAGTCATATGCACTGCAGCTTCATTTAATTCTTCTCTGTTTTATACTCTTGGAAAG GTGGTATCAACAGAAGCTAGAGCAGTGTATAATGTTGGCTTATCTGGATTAACATTCTGGTCGACGAATGTCAACATTTTCCGGGACCCGAGATGGGGAAGAGGTCAAGAAACACCAGGCGAAGACCCTTTGCTTACAAGTAGATATGCTATTTCCTATGTCAGAGGCTTACAAGAAAGAGATGATGGTGATAAATACCGACTTAAAGTTAGCGCTTGTTGTAAACATTATACAGCTTATGATCTCGAAAGTTGGAAAGGAATTGATCGATTCCATTTTAATGCACTG GTAACCAAGCAAGATATGGATGATACATATCAGCCCCCATTCAAGAGTTGTGTAGTTGATGCAAATGTATCAAGCGTTATGTGTTCGTACAACCAAGTTAATGGAAAACCAACTTGTGCAGATCCAGAACTATTAACAGGAGTGATCTGTAACCAGTGGAACTTAAATGG ATACATAGTCACTGATTGTAATTCAATAAAGGTCATGTTTAAAAGCCAACATTATACCAGGACACCAGAAGAGACTGCTGCCATTGCTTTGAAAGCAG GTGTGGATCTGAACTGTGGATCATATCTAAGTAAGTATACACTAGCTGCAGTGCAAGAAGGATTAGCATCAGAAGCAGATGTCAATAGGGCTGTCAAGAACAATTTTGCAATGTTGATGAGACTTGGCTTCTTTGATGGTGATCCAAGACAGCGACTTTATGGAAATCTGGGTCCAAATGATGTGTGCACCCCCGCGAATCAAGAATTAGCCCGTGAAGCAGCACGGCAAGGGTTTGTGCTCCTCAAGAATAGTCGTGGATCACTACCTTTATCTCCTACAGCCACCAAATCTGTTGCAGTTATTGGACCTAACGCCAATGTCACAACAACTATGATTGGTAATTATGCAG GCATACCATGCAGAGATACAACTTTGCAAGGCATTACAGCAGTGGTTCCAACGACGTATTTTTCACCTGGATGTGCCAATGTAGCATGTGTCACTGCCCGAGTAGATGATGCTAAGAGGATATCAGCAATAGCAGATGCAACTATTTTAGTCGTTGGAGCTGATCAATCAATCGAAACAGAAACCCTGGACAGGGTTGACATTTCTCTTCCAGGACAGCAGACGTTTCTAGTTCAAGAAGTTACAAAGGTATCCAAAGGACCAGTTATACTTGTTATTATGTCTGGTGGAGGAATGGATGTACAATTTGCAAAAGATGACCCTAAAGTCACCAGCATCTTGTGGATTGGTTACCCTGGTGAAGCGGGTGGAGCTGCTTTAGCAGATATCCTTTTTGGATTCTACAATCCCA GTGGAAGACTTCCAGTGTCATGGTATCCGCAATCATATGCAAATAACGTAAACATGACAAACATGAACATGAGACCAGATCCTGCAACCGGCTATCCAGGTCGAACATACAGGTTTTATAGGGGACCAACAGTATACACATTTGGTGATGGACTAAGCTACTCAAGATTCAGTTATCACCTAGTTAAAGCAACAAATCTTGTATCAATACCGCTGGGGGAACAACATTTTTGCAAAAGATCTTCATGCCAATCTATCGATGCTTCAGAGCAAACTTGTAAGATTGCAAAAGTAAAAGTTAATTTGAGGGTGAAAAATTCAGGAAGAATGAGGGGAGGCCATTCTGTTCTCTTGTTTTGGACACCTCCAAATGTGCACAATTCTCCTCAGAAACAGTTGTTGGGATTTAAGAAGGTGTTTTTGACACCAAAAGAACAGGGGACGGTAAGGTTTAATTTAGAAGTCTGCAAACATTTAAGTGTGGTGGATAAATCTGGAAATAGAAAACTAGCACTAGGGATGCATGTTCTTCATGTTGGAAGTTTAAAACATTACTTAATGGTTAGCATATAG